In Phocoena sinus isolate mPhoSin1 chromosome 10, mPhoSin1.pri, whole genome shotgun sequence, a single genomic region encodes these proteins:
- the KCTD17 gene encoding BTB/POZ domain-containing protein KCTD17 isoform X9 — protein sequence MQTLGRAMRMEAREAAPPAGAGGWSKWVRLNVGGTVFLTTRQTLCREQKSFLSRLCQGEELQSDRDETGAYLIDRDPTYFGPILNFLRHGKLVLDKDMAEEGVLEEAEFYNIGPLIRIIKDRMEEKDYTVTQVPPKHVYRVLQCQEEELTQMVSTMSDGWRFEQLVSIGSSYNYGSEDQAEFLCVVSKELYSSPHGLSSESSRKTKRLPTVQPALLPRSFNQHCA from the exons ATGCAGACGCTGGGAAGAGCGATGAGGATGGAGGCCCGCGAGGCAGCGCCGCCGGCGGGGGCGGGCGGCTGGAGCAAGTGGGTGAGGCTCAACGTGGGGGGCACGGTGTTCCTGACCACCCGGCAAACGCTGTGCCGCGAGCAGAAGTCGTTCCTCAGCCGCCTGTGCCAGGGGGAAGAGCTGCAGTCTGACCGG GATGAGACCGGGGCCTACCTCATCGACCGTGACCCCACCTACTTCGGGCCCATCCTCAACTTCCTCCGGCATGGCAAGCTGGTGCTGGACAAGGACATGGCTGAGGAGG GGGTCCTGGAGGAAGCGGAGTTCTACAACATCGGCCCGCTGATCCGGATCATCAAAGACCGGATGGAGGAGAAGGATTATACCGTCACACAG GTCCCACCCAAGCACGTGTACCGCGTGCTGCAGTGCCAGGAGGAGGAGCTCACGCAGATGGTCTCCACCATGTCCGACGGCTGGCGCTTCGAGCAG CTGGTGAGCATCGGCTCCTCCTACAACTATGGCAGCGAGGACCAGGCAGAGTTCCTGTGCGTGGTGTCCAAGGAGCTCTACAGCTCCCCGCACGGACTGAGCTCCGAGTCCAGCCGCAAAACCAAG CGTCTCCCCACTGTCCAGCCAGCGCTTCTCCCGAGGAGCTTCAATCAACACTGTGCCTAG
- the KCTD17 gene encoding BTB/POZ domain-containing protein KCTD17 isoform X6, whose product MQTLGRAMRMEAREAAPPAGAGGWSKWVRLNVGGTVFLTTRQTLCREQKSFLSRLCQGEELQSDRDETGAYLIDRDPTYFGPILNFLRHGKLVLDKDMAEEGVLEEAEFYNIGPLIRIIKDRMEEKDYTVTQVPPKHVYRVLQCQEEELTQMVSTMSDGWRFEQLVSIGSSYNYGSEDQAEFLCVVSKELYSSPHGLSSESSRKTKVCCDFTERSKGPRKPSGRAQGADSDLPDPGWRLRDWWAMKGVALALLKEGMGDSTFTLPAPRAPAVCTAGRTVPWPGGREALVQQGQRGHSGAGDKGKGDTPPSAQGRVWGGRG is encoded by the exons ATGCAGACGCTGGGAAGAGCGATGAGGATGGAGGCCCGCGAGGCAGCGCCGCCGGCGGGGGCGGGCGGCTGGAGCAAGTGGGTGAGGCTCAACGTGGGGGGCACGGTGTTCCTGACCACCCGGCAAACGCTGTGCCGCGAGCAGAAGTCGTTCCTCAGCCGCCTGTGCCAGGGGGAAGAGCTGCAGTCTGACCGG GATGAGACCGGGGCCTACCTCATCGACCGTGACCCCACCTACTTCGGGCCCATCCTCAACTTCCTCCGGCATGGCAAGCTGGTGCTGGACAAGGACATGGCTGAGGAGG GGGTCCTGGAGGAAGCGGAGTTCTACAACATCGGCCCGCTGATCCGGATCATCAAAGACCGGATGGAGGAGAAGGATTATACCGTCACACAG GTCCCACCCAAGCACGTGTACCGCGTGCTGCAGTGCCAGGAGGAGGAGCTCACGCAGATGGTCTCCACCATGTCCGACGGCTGGCGCTTCGAGCAG CTGGTGAGCATCGGCTCCTCCTACAACTATGGCAGCGAGGACCAGGCAGAGTTCCTGTGCGTGGTGTCCAAGGAGCTCTACAGCTCCCCGCACGGACTGAGCTCCGAGTCCAGCCGCAAAACCAAG GTTTGCTGTGATTTTACCGAGAGGAGCAAAGGTCCCCGAAAGCCCTCAGGGAGGGCACAAGGCGCAGACTCGGACCTGCCTGACCCAGGATGGAGATTGAGGGACTGGTGGGCAATGAAGGGCGTGGCGTTAGCGCTGTTGAAGGAGGGGATGGGTGACTCGACCTTCACCTTGCCCGCTCCCCGTGCCCCTGCTGTCTGTACTGCTGGTCGCACAGTGCCCTGGCCAGGAGGAAGGGAGGCATTGGTTCAGCAGGGGCAGCGGGGCCACTCAGGAGCTGGTGACAAGGGAAAGGGGGACACTCCCCCCTCTGCCCAAGGGAGAGTCTGGGGTGGCAGGGGCTGA
- the KCTD17 gene encoding BTB/POZ domain-containing protein KCTD17 isoform X8, producing MQTLGRAMRMEAREAAPPAGAGGWSKWVRLNVGGTVFLTTRQTLCREQKSFLSRLCQGEELQSDRDETGAYLIDRDPTYFGPILNFLRHGKLVLDKDMAEEGVLEEAEFYNIGPLIRIIKDRMEEKDYTVTQVPPKHVYRVLQCQEEELTQMVSTMSDGWRFEQLVSIGSSYNYGSEDQAEFLCVVSKELYSSPHGLSSESSRKTKRAEEQLEERQRQEVEVAQVQVEVEADTQQKGLL from the exons ATGCAGACGCTGGGAAGAGCGATGAGGATGGAGGCCCGCGAGGCAGCGCCGCCGGCGGGGGCGGGCGGCTGGAGCAAGTGGGTGAGGCTCAACGTGGGGGGCACGGTGTTCCTGACCACCCGGCAAACGCTGTGCCGCGAGCAGAAGTCGTTCCTCAGCCGCCTGTGCCAGGGGGAAGAGCTGCAGTCTGACCGG GATGAGACCGGGGCCTACCTCATCGACCGTGACCCCACCTACTTCGGGCCCATCCTCAACTTCCTCCGGCATGGCAAGCTGGTGCTGGACAAGGACATGGCTGAGGAGG GGGTCCTGGAGGAAGCGGAGTTCTACAACATCGGCCCGCTGATCCGGATCATCAAAGACCGGATGGAGGAGAAGGATTATACCGTCACACAG GTCCCACCCAAGCACGTGTACCGCGTGCTGCAGTGCCAGGAGGAGGAGCTCACGCAGATGGTCTCCACCATGTCCGACGGCTGGCGCTTCGAGCAG CTGGTGAGCATCGGCTCCTCCTACAACTATGGCAGCGAGGACCAGGCAGAGTTCCTGTGCGTGGTGTCCAAGGAGCTCTACAGCTCCCCGCACGGACTGAGCTCCGAGTCCAGCCGCAAAACCAAG CGCGCCGAGGAGCAGCTGGAGGAGCGGCAGCGGCAGGAGGTGGAGGTGGCACAGGTGCAGGTGGAGGTGGAGGCAGATACGCAGCAGAAAG GTTTGCTGTGA
- the KCTD17 gene encoding BTB/POZ domain-containing protein KCTD17 isoform X3: MQTLGRAMRMEAREAAPPAGAGGWSKWVRLNVGGTVFLTTRQTLCREQKSFLSRLCQGEELQSDRDETGAYLIDRDPTYFGPILNFLRHGKLVLDKDMAEEGVLEEAEFYNIGPLIRIIKDRMEEKDYTVTQVPPKHVYRVLQCQEEELTQMVSTMSDGWRFEQLVSIGSSYNYGSEDQAEFLCVVSKELYSSPHGLSSESSRKTKRAEEQLEERQRQEVEVAQVQVEVEADTQQKAVTSQRHPDVRPQIASRDLGFRSEILYFCTAGWAPSLRRRKSSPRCHLCLHLRGCDLPLPPGAGWGPTGTSQGLMWALGPLGRAACRWSKCGTVQLCLPGPYVPSLRSPSCMADALPPQPSHITSFSLPVCHMGSLPALPTSGLL; this comes from the exons ATGCAGACGCTGGGAAGAGCGATGAGGATGGAGGCCCGCGAGGCAGCGCCGCCGGCGGGGGCGGGCGGCTGGAGCAAGTGGGTGAGGCTCAACGTGGGGGGCACGGTGTTCCTGACCACCCGGCAAACGCTGTGCCGCGAGCAGAAGTCGTTCCTCAGCCGCCTGTGCCAGGGGGAAGAGCTGCAGTCTGACCGG GATGAGACCGGGGCCTACCTCATCGACCGTGACCCCACCTACTTCGGGCCCATCCTCAACTTCCTCCGGCATGGCAAGCTGGTGCTGGACAAGGACATGGCTGAGGAGG GGGTCCTGGAGGAAGCGGAGTTCTACAACATCGGCCCGCTGATCCGGATCATCAAAGACCGGATGGAGGAGAAGGATTATACCGTCACACAG GTCCCACCCAAGCACGTGTACCGCGTGCTGCAGTGCCAGGAGGAGGAGCTCACGCAGATGGTCTCCACCATGTCCGACGGCTGGCGCTTCGAGCAG CTGGTGAGCATCGGCTCCTCCTACAACTATGGCAGCGAGGACCAGGCAGAGTTCCTGTGCGTGGTGTCCAAGGAGCTCTACAGCTCCCCGCACGGACTGAGCTCCGAGTCCAGCCGCAAAACCAAG CGCGCCGAGGAGCAGCTGGAGGAGCGGCAGCGGCAGGAGGTGGAGGTGGCACAGGTGCAGGTGGAGGTGGAGGCAGATACGCAGCAGAAAG CTGTTACAAGCCAGAGGCACCCGGATGTGAGGCCCCAGATCGCCTCCAGGGACTTGGGGTTCCGTTCTGAAATCCTTTATTTTTGTACCGCGGGGTGGGCCCCCAGCCTGAGGCGGAGGAAGAGCTCTCCCCGCTGTCACCTCTGTCTACACCTGCGGGGCTGTGATTTACCCCTGCCTCCGGGGGCCGGGTGGGGGCCCACTGGGACCTCGCAAGGCCTGATGTGGGCCCTGGGACCCCTGGGCAGAGCCGCCTGCCGGTGGTCAAAGTGTGGCACTGTCCAGCTGTGTCTTCCAGGCCCCTACGTCCCCTCCCTCAGGTCCCCCAGCTGCATGGCAGATGCCCTCCCCCCGCAGCCCAGTCACATCACCTCCTTTAGTCTCCCTGTCTGTCACATGGGTTCACTTCCTGCCCTACCTACCTCAGGTTTGCTGTGA
- the KCTD17 gene encoding BTB/POZ domain-containing protein KCTD17 isoform X7, whose translation MQTLGRAMRMEAREAAPPAGAGGWSKWVRLNVGGTVFLTTRQTLCREQKSFLSRLCQGEELQSDRDETGAYLIDRDPTYFGPILNFLRHGKLVLDKDMAEEGVLEEAEFYNIGPLIRIIKDRMEEKDYTVTQVPPKHVYRVLQCQEEELTQMVSTMSDGWRFEQLVSIGSSYNYGSEDQAEFLCVVSKELYSSPHGLSSESSRKTKLCALSSLGLPAGPQRAEEQLEERQRQEVEVAQVQVEVEADTQQKGLL comes from the exons ATGCAGACGCTGGGAAGAGCGATGAGGATGGAGGCCCGCGAGGCAGCGCCGCCGGCGGGGGCGGGCGGCTGGAGCAAGTGGGTGAGGCTCAACGTGGGGGGCACGGTGTTCCTGACCACCCGGCAAACGCTGTGCCGCGAGCAGAAGTCGTTCCTCAGCCGCCTGTGCCAGGGGGAAGAGCTGCAGTCTGACCGG GATGAGACCGGGGCCTACCTCATCGACCGTGACCCCACCTACTTCGGGCCCATCCTCAACTTCCTCCGGCATGGCAAGCTGGTGCTGGACAAGGACATGGCTGAGGAGG GGGTCCTGGAGGAAGCGGAGTTCTACAACATCGGCCCGCTGATCCGGATCATCAAAGACCGGATGGAGGAGAAGGATTATACCGTCACACAG GTCCCACCCAAGCACGTGTACCGCGTGCTGCAGTGCCAGGAGGAGGAGCTCACGCAGATGGTCTCCACCATGTCCGACGGCTGGCGCTTCGAGCAG CTGGTGAGCATCGGCTCCTCCTACAACTATGGCAGCGAGGACCAGGCAGAGTTCCTGTGCGTGGTGTCCAAGGAGCTCTACAGCTCCCCGCACGGACTGAGCTCCGAGTCCAGCCGCAAAACCAAG CTCTGCGCTCTTTCTTCCCTGGGTCTGCCGGCTGGTCCACAGCGCGCCGAGGAGCAGCTGGAGGAGCGGCAGCGGCAGGAGGTGGAGGTGGCACAGGTGCAGGTGGAGGTGGAGGCAGATACGCAGCAGAAAG GTTTGCTGTGA
- the KCTD17 gene encoding BTB/POZ domain-containing protein KCTD17 isoform X11 — MQTLGRAMRMEAREAAPPAGAGGWSKWVRLNVGGTVFLTTRQTLCREQKSFLSRLCQGEELQSDRDETGAYLIDRDPTYFGPILNFLRHGKLVLDKDMAEEGVLEEAEFYNIGPLIRIIKDRMEEKDYTVTQVPPKHVYRVLQCQEEELTQMVSTMSDGWRFEQLVSIGSSYNYGSEDQAEFLCVVSKELYSSPHGLSSESSRKTKRAEEQLEERQRQEVEVAQVQVEVEADTQQKAQSSQDPANLSSLSPPPPPPPLPAGGSRLRPLRPEAALAVRASPGPLARPQSCHACCYKPEAPGCEAPDRLQGLGVPF; from the exons ATGCAGACGCTGGGAAGAGCGATGAGGATGGAGGCCCGCGAGGCAGCGCCGCCGGCGGGGGCGGGCGGCTGGAGCAAGTGGGTGAGGCTCAACGTGGGGGGCACGGTGTTCCTGACCACCCGGCAAACGCTGTGCCGCGAGCAGAAGTCGTTCCTCAGCCGCCTGTGCCAGGGGGAAGAGCTGCAGTCTGACCGG GATGAGACCGGGGCCTACCTCATCGACCGTGACCCCACCTACTTCGGGCCCATCCTCAACTTCCTCCGGCATGGCAAGCTGGTGCTGGACAAGGACATGGCTGAGGAGG GGGTCCTGGAGGAAGCGGAGTTCTACAACATCGGCCCGCTGATCCGGATCATCAAAGACCGGATGGAGGAGAAGGATTATACCGTCACACAG GTCCCACCCAAGCACGTGTACCGCGTGCTGCAGTGCCAGGAGGAGGAGCTCACGCAGATGGTCTCCACCATGTCCGACGGCTGGCGCTTCGAGCAG CTGGTGAGCATCGGCTCCTCCTACAACTATGGCAGCGAGGACCAGGCAGAGTTCCTGTGCGTGGTGTCCAAGGAGCTCTACAGCTCCCCGCACGGACTGAGCTCCGAGTCCAGCCGCAAAACCAAG CGCGCCGAGGAGCAGCTGGAGGAGCGGCAGCGGCAGGAGGTGGAGGTGGCACAGGTGCAGGTGGAGGTGGAGGCAGATACGCAGCAGAAAG CCCAGTCATCTCAGGATCCCGCTAACCTTTCCTCCCTCTCACcaccgcctcctcctcctccgcttCCCGCCGGAG GTTCCCGTCTGCGCCCCCTCAGACCTGAGGCTGCGCTTGCGGTGAGGGCTTCTCCTGGGCCCCTCGCCCGCCCCCAGAGCTGCCACGCCTG CTGTTACAAGCCAGAGGCACCCGGATGTGAGGCCCCAGATCGCCTCCAGGGACTTGGGGTTCCGTTCTGA
- the KCTD17 gene encoding BTB/POZ domain-containing protein KCTD17 isoform X10 → MQTLGRAMRMEAREAAPPAGAGGWSKWVRLNVGGTVFLTTRQTLCREQKSFLSRLCQGEELQSDRDETGAYLIDRDPTYFGPILNFLRHGKLVLDKDMAEEGVLEEAEFYNIGPLIRIIKDRMEEKDYTVTQVPPKHVYRVLQCQEEELTQMVSTMSDGWRFEQLVSIGSSYNYGSEDQAEFLCVVSKELYSSPHGLSSESSRKTKLLQARGTRM, encoded by the exons ATGCAGACGCTGGGAAGAGCGATGAGGATGGAGGCCCGCGAGGCAGCGCCGCCGGCGGGGGCGGGCGGCTGGAGCAAGTGGGTGAGGCTCAACGTGGGGGGCACGGTGTTCCTGACCACCCGGCAAACGCTGTGCCGCGAGCAGAAGTCGTTCCTCAGCCGCCTGTGCCAGGGGGAAGAGCTGCAGTCTGACCGG GATGAGACCGGGGCCTACCTCATCGACCGTGACCCCACCTACTTCGGGCCCATCCTCAACTTCCTCCGGCATGGCAAGCTGGTGCTGGACAAGGACATGGCTGAGGAGG GGGTCCTGGAGGAAGCGGAGTTCTACAACATCGGCCCGCTGATCCGGATCATCAAAGACCGGATGGAGGAGAAGGATTATACCGTCACACAG GTCCCACCCAAGCACGTGTACCGCGTGCTGCAGTGCCAGGAGGAGGAGCTCACGCAGATGGTCTCCACCATGTCCGACGGCTGGCGCTTCGAGCAG CTGGTGAGCATCGGCTCCTCCTACAACTATGGCAGCGAGGACCAGGCAGAGTTCCTGTGCGTGGTGTCCAAGGAGCTCTACAGCTCCCCGCACGGACTGAGCTCCGAGTCCAGCCGCAAAACCAAG CTGTTACAAGCCAGAGGCACCCGGATGTGA
- the KCTD17 gene encoding BTB/POZ domain-containing protein KCTD17 isoform X2 has protein sequence MQTLGRAMRMEAREAAPPAGAGGWSKWVRLNVGGTVFLTTRQTLCREQKSFLSRLCQGEELQSDRDETGAYLIDRDPTYFGPILNFLRHGKLVLDKDMAEEGVLEEAEFYNIGPLIRIIKDRMEEKDYTVTQVPPKHVYRVLQCQEEELTQMVSTMSDGWRFEQLVSIGSSYNYGSEDQAEFLCVVSKELYSSPHGLSSESSRKTKRAEEQLEERQRQEVEVAQVQVEVEADTQQKGAANPRGERSLTKAVPPAGSPLEPAAEPGVPGRPGGGPSRVSSATCLVPHLHNHPFSHFLFAAQSSQDPANLSSLSPPPPPPPLPAGGPASSPSTSSSSWISSAPCLFPLCPCPGFLSACSHLHPGAAVVPASCALHPGAPAPHPRASRLPPPAPLLAPPASGPGAEGHSCISLVPADPAGHI, from the exons ATGCAGACGCTGGGAAGAGCGATGAGGATGGAGGCCCGCGAGGCAGCGCCGCCGGCGGGGGCGGGCGGCTGGAGCAAGTGGGTGAGGCTCAACGTGGGGGGCACGGTGTTCCTGACCACCCGGCAAACGCTGTGCCGCGAGCAGAAGTCGTTCCTCAGCCGCCTGTGCCAGGGGGAAGAGCTGCAGTCTGACCGG GATGAGACCGGGGCCTACCTCATCGACCGTGACCCCACCTACTTCGGGCCCATCCTCAACTTCCTCCGGCATGGCAAGCTGGTGCTGGACAAGGACATGGCTGAGGAGG GGGTCCTGGAGGAAGCGGAGTTCTACAACATCGGCCCGCTGATCCGGATCATCAAAGACCGGATGGAGGAGAAGGATTATACCGTCACACAG GTCCCACCCAAGCACGTGTACCGCGTGCTGCAGTGCCAGGAGGAGGAGCTCACGCAGATGGTCTCCACCATGTCCGACGGCTGGCGCTTCGAGCAG CTGGTGAGCATCGGCTCCTCCTACAACTATGGCAGCGAGGACCAGGCAGAGTTCCTGTGCGTGGTGTCCAAGGAGCTCTACAGCTCCCCGCACGGACTGAGCTCCGAGTCCAGCCGCAAAACCAAG CGCGCCGAGGAGCAGCTGGAGGAGCGGCAGCGGCAGGAGGTGGAGGTGGCACAGGTGCAGGTGGAGGTGGAGGCAGATACGCAGCAGAAAGGTGCAGCCAACCCCCGAGGAGAACGATCGCTAACAAAGGCCGTGCCTCCCGCCGGCTCCCCGCTGGAGCCCGCTGCGGAGCCTGGGGTCCCGGGACGGCCGGGGGGCGGGCCCTCCAGGGTTAGCTCAGCCACGTGCCTGGTGCCTCACCTGCATAACCATCccttctctcactttctctttgcAGCCCAGTCATCTCAGGATCCCGCTAACCTTTCCTCCCTCTCACcaccgcctcctcctcctccgcttCCCGCCGGAGGTCCTGCCTCATCTCCATccacctcttcttcctcctggaTCTCATCTGCaccctgcctcttccctctctgcccctgTCCGGGTTTTCTCTCTGCCTGCTCACACCTCCATCCCGGGGCTGCTGTGGTCCCAGCCTCCTGTGCCCTCCACCCAGGTGCCCCGGCACCGCATCCCAGAGCATCCCGCCTGCCGCCTCCCGCACCCCTTCTGGCACCTCCCGCCTCTGGGCCCGGGGCAGAGGGGCACAGCTGCATCTCCTTGGTGCCCGCCGACCCCGCCGGGCACATCTGA
- the KCTD17 gene encoding BTB/POZ domain-containing protein KCTD17 isoform X5, whose translation MQTLGRAMRMEAREAAPPAGAGGWSKWVRLNVGGTVFLTTRQTLCREQKSFLSRLCQGEELQSDRDETGAYLIDRDPTYFGPILNFLRHGKLVLDKDMAEEGVLEEAEFYNIGPLIRIIKDRMEEKDYTVTQVPPKHVYRVLQCQEEELTQMVSTMSDGWRFEQLVSIGSSYNYGSEDQAEFLCVVSKELYSSPHGLSSESSRKTKRAEEQLEERQRQEVEVAQVQVEVEADTQQKAQSSQDPANLSSLSPPPPPPPLPAGGPASSPSTSSSSWISSAPCLFPLCPCPGFLSACSHLHPGAAVVPASCALHPGAPAPHPRASRLPPPAPLLAPPASGPGAEGHSCISLVPADPAGHI comes from the exons ATGCAGACGCTGGGAAGAGCGATGAGGATGGAGGCCCGCGAGGCAGCGCCGCCGGCGGGGGCGGGCGGCTGGAGCAAGTGGGTGAGGCTCAACGTGGGGGGCACGGTGTTCCTGACCACCCGGCAAACGCTGTGCCGCGAGCAGAAGTCGTTCCTCAGCCGCCTGTGCCAGGGGGAAGAGCTGCAGTCTGACCGG GATGAGACCGGGGCCTACCTCATCGACCGTGACCCCACCTACTTCGGGCCCATCCTCAACTTCCTCCGGCATGGCAAGCTGGTGCTGGACAAGGACATGGCTGAGGAGG GGGTCCTGGAGGAAGCGGAGTTCTACAACATCGGCCCGCTGATCCGGATCATCAAAGACCGGATGGAGGAGAAGGATTATACCGTCACACAG GTCCCACCCAAGCACGTGTACCGCGTGCTGCAGTGCCAGGAGGAGGAGCTCACGCAGATGGTCTCCACCATGTCCGACGGCTGGCGCTTCGAGCAG CTGGTGAGCATCGGCTCCTCCTACAACTATGGCAGCGAGGACCAGGCAGAGTTCCTGTGCGTGGTGTCCAAGGAGCTCTACAGCTCCCCGCACGGACTGAGCTCCGAGTCCAGCCGCAAAACCAAG CGCGCCGAGGAGCAGCTGGAGGAGCGGCAGCGGCAGGAGGTGGAGGTGGCACAGGTGCAGGTGGAGGTGGAGGCAGATACGCAGCAGAAAG CCCAGTCATCTCAGGATCCCGCTAACCTTTCCTCCCTCTCACcaccgcctcctcctcctccgcttCCCGCCGGAGGTCCTGCCTCATCTCCATccacctcttcttcctcctggaTCTCATCTGCaccctgcctcttccctctctgcccctgTCCGGGTTTTCTCTCTGCCTGCTCACACCTCCATCCCGGGGCTGCTGTGGTCCCAGCCTCCTGTGCCCTCCACCCAGGTGCCCCGGCACCGCATCCCAGAGCATCCCGCCTGCCGCCTCCCGCACCCCTTCTGGCACCTCCCGCCTCTGGGCCCGGGGCAGAGGGGCACAGCTGCATCTCCTTGGTGCCCGCCGACCCCGCCGGGCACATCTGA
- the KCTD17 gene encoding BTB/POZ domain-containing protein KCTD17 isoform X4 — MQTLGRAMRMEAREAAPPAGAGGWSKWVRLNVGGTVFLTTRQTLCREQKSFLSRLCQGEELQSDRDETGAYLIDRDPTYFGPILNFLRHGKLVLDKDMAEEGVLEEAEFYNIGPLIRIIKDRMEEKDYTVTQVPPKHVYRVLQCQEEELTQMVSTMSDGWRFEQLVSIGSSYNYGSEDQAEFLCVVSKELYSSPHGLSSESSRKTKLCALSSLGLPAGPQRAEEQLEERQRQEVEVAQVQVEVEADTQQKAQSSQDPANLSSLSPPPPPPPLPAGGPASSPSTSSSSWISSAPCLFPLCPCPGFLSACSHLHPGAAVVPASCALHPGAPAPHPRASRLPPPAPLLAPPASGPGAEGHSCISLVPADPAGHI; from the exons ATGCAGACGCTGGGAAGAGCGATGAGGATGGAGGCCCGCGAGGCAGCGCCGCCGGCGGGGGCGGGCGGCTGGAGCAAGTGGGTGAGGCTCAACGTGGGGGGCACGGTGTTCCTGACCACCCGGCAAACGCTGTGCCGCGAGCAGAAGTCGTTCCTCAGCCGCCTGTGCCAGGGGGAAGAGCTGCAGTCTGACCGG GATGAGACCGGGGCCTACCTCATCGACCGTGACCCCACCTACTTCGGGCCCATCCTCAACTTCCTCCGGCATGGCAAGCTGGTGCTGGACAAGGACATGGCTGAGGAGG GGGTCCTGGAGGAAGCGGAGTTCTACAACATCGGCCCGCTGATCCGGATCATCAAAGACCGGATGGAGGAGAAGGATTATACCGTCACACAG GTCCCACCCAAGCACGTGTACCGCGTGCTGCAGTGCCAGGAGGAGGAGCTCACGCAGATGGTCTCCACCATGTCCGACGGCTGGCGCTTCGAGCAG CTGGTGAGCATCGGCTCCTCCTACAACTATGGCAGCGAGGACCAGGCAGAGTTCCTGTGCGTGGTGTCCAAGGAGCTCTACAGCTCCCCGCACGGACTGAGCTCCGAGTCCAGCCGCAAAACCAAG CTCTGCGCTCTTTCTTCCCTGGGTCTGCCGGCTGGTCCACAGCGCGCCGAGGAGCAGCTGGAGGAGCGGCAGCGGCAGGAGGTGGAGGTGGCACAGGTGCAGGTGGAGGTGGAGGCAGATACGCAGCAGAAAG CCCAGTCATCTCAGGATCCCGCTAACCTTTCCTCCCTCTCACcaccgcctcctcctcctccgcttCCCGCCGGAGGTCCTGCCTCATCTCCATccacctcttcttcctcctggaTCTCATCTGCaccctgcctcttccctctctgcccctgTCCGGGTTTTCTCTCTGCCTGCTCACACCTCCATCCCGGGGCTGCTGTGGTCCCAGCCTCCTGTGCCCTCCACCCAGGTGCCCCGGCACCGCATCCCAGAGCATCCCGCCTGCCGCCTCCCGCACCCCTTCTGGCACCTCCCGCCTCTGGGCCCGGGGCAGAGGGGCACAGCTGCATCTCCTTGGTGCCCGCCGACCCCGCCGGGCACATCTGA